The following coding sequences lie in one Leptospira selangorensis genomic window:
- a CDS encoding DUF2062 domain-containing protein: protein MTKLEDQESKPSFLAKTKARILEELKTGTSPEKIALSLAIGGAIGIFPLIGTTMALCAFLGFVLRLNPVSIQIANYAMYPFQVFLIIPFLKLGAHLSGKELDLTWAYKLIEGDSSGVWEGLSHTAGYAVLGWTCMVPIPAVISYFLLLILVKKANQIVRK from the coding sequence GTGACAAAATTAGAAGACCAAGAATCGAAACCTTCCTTTTTAGCTAAGACTAAAGCAAGGATCCTAGAAGAATTAAAAACAGGGACCAGTCCGGAAAAGATTGCTTTATCTTTGGCAATCGGCGGGGCAATCGGTATTTTCCCTTTGATCGGGACTACAATGGCATTATGCGCTTTCTTAGGTTTTGTATTAAGATTGAATCCGGTCTCCATTCAGATCGCAAATTACGCGATGTATCCATTTCAAGTTTTTCTAATTATTCCTTTTTTAAAATTAGGTGCTCATTTGTCGGGTAAGGAACTGGATCTGACTTGGGCGTATAAACTTATAGAAGGAGACAGTTCGGGGGTATGGGAAGGTCTTTCACATACTGCAGGATATGCCGTTCTTGGTTGGACTTGTATGGTTCCTATTCCTGCGGTGATTTCCTATTTTCTATTATTAATCCTGGTCAAAAAAGCGAACCAGATCGTCCGCAAATAA
- a CDS encoding SAM-dependent methyltransferase translates to MEGDNIAKVEPLESAGSEIGTLGFYERIFFSALSGMQRGSLRILFPDGGQRYLGNPNSSDPSEFHHAILQVKDRKFFKKLVLYGDLGLAESYMDGDWDTDDIRAIICWFLLNIESTPSVSGSNKNFIHLTLMNLGNRLLHLFRNNSVRGSKKNISEHYDLGNDFYKKFLDPTMTYSCAYFADKSKTLEEAQIAKIENLCKKLKLKASDHLLEIGTGWGAFSTYAAKNYGCKVTSYTISEEQYKFAKAKISDMGLEDKIEVRLEDYRKVQGSYDKIVTVEMLEAVGHEYFEDFFRMCHRVLKKDGLMAHQIITCPDSRYESFRKGVDFIQKHIFPGSLLPSIARINEAINKTGDMFLHELEDIGKYYDQTLMSWHKGFEENLPAIRSMGYDESFLRKWRYYFSYCAAAFHMRNISVVQVVYTRPNNLGLNSQ, encoded by the coding sequence TTGGAAGGCGATAATATTGCAAAAGTAGAACCGTTGGAAAGTGCAGGTTCCGAGATCGGAACTTTAGGTTTTTATGAAAGGATCTTCTTCTCCGCATTATCAGGAATGCAAAGGGGATCTTTACGGATCCTTTTTCCGGACGGAGGGCAAAGATATTTAGGAAATCCTAATTCTTCCGATCCTTCTGAGTTTCATCACGCGATCTTACAAGTGAAAGACAGAAAGTTTTTCAAAAAGCTGGTATTGTACGGTGATCTTGGGCTTGCAGAATCTTATATGGACGGCGACTGGGACACGGATGATATTCGTGCGATCATATGTTGGTTCTTATTAAATATAGAAAGTACTCCTTCTGTCAGTGGTTCTAACAAAAATTTCATTCATCTTACGTTAATGAATCTAGGAAATCGACTTTTGCATTTGTTCAGAAATAATTCAGTTCGAGGAAGTAAGAAGAATATTTCAGAACATTACGATTTAGGAAATGATTTTTATAAAAAATTCTTAGATCCTACGATGACTTACTCCTGTGCTTATTTTGCCGATAAGTCAAAAACTTTGGAAGAAGCGCAGATTGCGAAGATAGAGAATTTATGCAAAAAACTGAAACTCAAGGCTTCCGATCATCTTTTGGAGATAGGAACAGGTTGGGGTGCGTTCTCTACCTATGCCGCTAAAAATTATGGATGCAAAGTGACTTCTTACACGATCTCGGAAGAACAATACAAATTTGCAAAAGCAAAAATTTCCGATATGGGTCTAGAAGATAAGATCGAAGTCCGACTGGAAGATTACAGGAAAGTGCAGGGCTCCTACGATAAGATCGTGACTGTAGAAATGTTAGAAGCAGTCGGTCACGAATATTTCGAAGATTTCTTTCGGATGTGTCATAGGGTTTTAAAAAAAGACGGACTCATGGCTCACCAGATCATTACTTGCCCGGATTCTAGATATGAATCTTTCAGAAAGGGTGTGGATTTTATACAAAAACATATTTTCCCTGGATCACTTTTGCCTTCTATTGCAAGGATCAACGAAGCGATCAATAAGACCGGTGATATGTTTTTACACGAATTGGAAGATATAGGTAAATATTACGATCAAACTCTCATGTCTTGGCATAAGGGATTCGAAGAAAATCTTCCTGCCATCAGAAGTATGGGCTATGATGAATCCTTTTTGCGCAAGTGGAGATATTATTTTTCGTATTGCGCTGCAGCCTTCCATATGAGAAATATCAGCGTGGTGCAGGTAGTATATACTAGGCCGAATAATCTCGGATTGAATTCCCAGTGA
- a CDS encoding DUF1365 domain-containing protein, whose amino-acid sequence MGLNSKIVEARVMHDRKIPKPNRFNYGIFTFQLDLDELDLVNDRLWMIGNNKFRVFSFKDTDHLNFGKEGIKENFLEYLRQEGVKEKVEKVTLITNLRVFGYVFNPVSFYFAEGKDGNPICAVAEVGNTFGEMKLFFLGKGSFDQKGFKKKEGKFFYVSPFVSLDSEFEFHLNPPQGGRINLRIDAFENGERVMVTTYTGKVSDLTDLNLIWMFVKYPFVTLKVIGLIHWQALLLYLKKLPFIRKNEGLDKQRGLHLGRR is encoded by the coding sequence ATGGGACTAAATTCCAAAATAGTCGAAGCCAGGGTAATGCACGATCGTAAAATCCCCAAACCGAATAGGTTCAATTACGGGATCTTTACATTCCAGCTGGATCTGGACGAGCTTGATTTAGTAAACGATCGTTTATGGATGATTGGAAATAATAAATTTCGAGTATTTTCTTTTAAGGATACCGATCATTTAAACTTCGGAAAAGAAGGTATAAAAGAAAATTTTTTAGAGTACTTAAGACAGGAAGGAGTCAAAGAGAAGGTAGAAAAGGTAACGCTAATCACCAATCTAAGAGTATTCGGCTACGTCTTTAATCCGGTATCATTTTATTTTGCCGAGGGCAAAGACGGAAATCCAATATGTGCCGTTGCTGAGGTTGGAAATACATTCGGAGAAATGAAGTTATTCTTCCTTGGAAAAGGATCCTTTGATCAAAAAGGATTTAAAAAGAAAGAAGGGAAGTTCTTCTATGTGTCTCCATTTGTCAGTTTGGACTCGGAGTTTGAATTTCATTTAAATCCTCCCCAAGGCGGAAGGATAAACTTAAGGATAGACGCTTTCGAAAATGGAGAAAGGGTCATGGTGACAACTTATACCGGAAAGGTTTCGGATCTTACTGATCTAAATCTAATCTGGATGTTTGTAAAATATCCTTTTGTAACCTTAAAAGTGATCGGACTTATCCATTGGCAGGCATTACTTCTTTACCTGAAAAAACTTCCTTTCATTCGAAAGAATGAAGGATTAGACAAACAAAGAGGATTGCATCTTGGAAGGCGATAA
- a CDS encoding NAD(P)/FAD-dependent oxidoreductase: MKKNSPLKKKSPKTSNRKKEKLAIVGSGVAGMGCSYFLRDHYDITVFEKADYVGGHTNTVFVPEENKKVPIDTGFIVFNHVTYPNLKRFFEELNVPTKKTSMSFSVQHVPDKLEFCGSGLNGLFAQKKNIFNFRFLRLLLNINRFNDESPKILQDPKYKEYSLQRYIKEEGYHHDLLTYYLVPMSSAVWSTPEDLMLEFPAYSLVRFFLNHGFLGLNTQHQWYTVDGGSIEYVKRLLSSNKDRFHTNSQVLGVETTPTGKAKLIIKGKKSEIFDKVVLACHADSSLSILKKPTSLQKELLSQFEYQENIATLHTDDSVMPNTRSTWSSWNYRMDRIQGQIRPHTIYWMNSLQGVSKKKDYFLSIGDPGLVDPKKILKRIQYEHPLFHVGSLKAQGRLSELNRKGPIYFCGSYFRYGFHEDAFWSAKELSETLLGRKVWD; encoded by the coding sequence TTGAAAAAGAATTCTCCCCTCAAGAAGAAGTCCCCAAAGACTTCTAACCGAAAAAAGGAAAAACTTGCAATCGTAGGTTCTGGCGTTGCCGGAATGGGCTGCTCTTATTTTTTAAGGGACCATTATGATATTACCGTTTTCGAAAAAGCTGACTATGTCGGAGGTCATACAAACACAGTATTCGTACCGGAAGAAAACAAAAAGGTCCCGATAGATACCGGATTTATAGTATTCAATCATGTCACTTATCCGAATTTAAAACGTTTTTTCGAAGAATTGAATGTGCCTACAAAAAAGACCAGTATGTCATTCAGTGTGCAACATGTTCCGGATAAACTGGAATTCTGTGGTTCGGGGTTGAACGGTCTATTTGCTCAAAAAAAGAATATATTCAATTTTCGTTTTTTACGTTTGCTCTTGAATATAAATCGTTTCAATGATGAGTCTCCTAAGATATTACAGGATCCAAAATATAAAGAATATTCTCTGCAGAGATACATAAAAGAAGAAGGGTATCATCACGATCTTTTGACTTACTATCTTGTGCCAATGAGTTCTGCGGTTTGGTCTACTCCGGAAGATCTGATGTTGGAGTTTCCCGCTTACTCCTTGGTTCGTTTCTTCTTAAATCACGGATTTTTGGGACTAAACACTCAGCACCAATGGTACACAGTAGACGGTGGCTCTATCGAATATGTTAAAAGATTACTTTCATCCAATAAAGACAGATTTCATACCAACTCACAAGTGTTAGGTGTGGAAACTACTCCGACTGGGAAGGCCAAACTTATTATCAAAGGAAAGAAGTCCGAAATATTCGATAAGGTCGTACTTGCCTGCCATGCAGACAGTTCCTTATCTATTCTAAAAAAGCCGACATCTTTGCAGAAAGAATTATTATCTCAGTTTGAGTACCAGGAGAATATTGCGACCTTACATACGGATGATTCCGTAATGCCGAATACAAGATCTACTTGGTCTTCTTGGAATTATAGAATGGACCGGATCCAAGGTCAGATCCGACCTCATACGATTTATTGGATGAACAGCTTGCAGGGAGTGTCAAAGAAAAAGGATTATTTTCTATCTATAGGAGATCCTGGGCTTGTGGATCCTAAAAAAATCTTGAAAAGGATACAATATGAACATCCTCTTTTTCACGTCGGTTCTTTGAAAGCCCAAGGAAGATTATCCGAACTGAATCGAAAGGGACCTATCTATTTCTGCGGAAGTTATTTTAGATATGGATTCCATGAGGATGCTTTTTGGTCCGCTAAAGAATTATCAGAGACCTTACTTGGAAGGAAGGTATGGGACTAA
- a CDS encoding YqaA family protein translates to MELSKILSELLQAYAGPGLTLVSFGAATLLPFSSEAALMGAIWSGLSPGEAVIWASIGNCAACAFNYSLGYWFGKKIEARIFESKTYAGWAERMSRWGYWVLGFSFLPFIGDPITVLSGFFRQKFWIFALVVFSLRILRYLALAFGFA, encoded by the coding sequence TTGGAACTTTCAAAAATTTTGTCAGAACTCCTACAGGCCTACGCAGGTCCTGGATTGACCTTGGTTTCTTTCGGAGCCGCTACATTGCTACCTTTCAGTTCTGAGGCGGCACTTATGGGGGCGATCTGGTCCGGACTTTCTCCAGGCGAGGCGGTGATTTGGGCTTCGATCGGGAACTGTGCAGCCTGCGCATTCAACTATTCATTGGGCTATTGGTTCGGGAAAAAAATAGAAGCAAGGATCTTCGAATCCAAAACCTATGCAGGCTGGGCAGAAAGAATGTCCAGATGGGGCTATTGGGTATTGGGGTTTTCTTTTCTACCATTTATAGGAGATCCAATCACGGTGCTTTCCGGCTTCTTTCGCCAGAAGTTTTGGATATTTGCCTTGGTAGTATTCTCACTTAGGATCTTAAGATATCTGGCTCTCGCATTCGGATTCGCCTAA
- a CDS encoding HAMP domain-containing protein translates to MDIFQFSYHSIGYISGTIFTVFLIASLLKLKSKTRHAWILISYLSFVLALNFGFLIRTSLFLPSLSKPACFLIALYTSFSNLGLLYFIYSFFGIDRKKESRITLLTIFSAGMFGFLFYVLKNINSEVSYNFSIQMFEFQDPESTAPMGSIHFLTFIWILIVILRRNIHLRRELSLEQDTNSITEKKRELRMSRNFGLAILLHALFSLTYTFYGWGYLSFSNFQLILTSVTSLQLFFYTVLYLNYFPEPSSFMIKILGVSLATVLILFCVVARISFVLIESHYDETRKTEIENLRENLKLGKDHILPKDVLYLISSLDQNNNSRSDSSDGNDPSPISKRMYRVLSLPENKPVYIIWYTFYSEGRIYEIGYPYESYSKMIHSIVSVIALILISSSIFLILLLPYLIRKGLRDLQTDQKKF, encoded by the coding sequence ATGGACATCTTTCAGTTTTCCTACCATTCTATCGGTTATATTTCAGGAACAATTTTCACCGTTTTCCTAATAGCCTCTTTATTAAAATTAAAAAGTAAAACAAGACATGCCTGGATACTAATATCTTATCTATCGTTTGTTTTAGCTTTGAATTTCGGATTTCTAATCCGGACTTCTTTGTTCCTTCCTTCCCTATCCAAACCTGCTTGTTTCCTGATCGCGTTATATACTTCGTTTTCAAACCTAGGACTTTTATATTTTATATATTCTTTTTTCGGTATAGATCGTAAAAAAGAATCCAGAATTACATTACTAACAATCTTCTCCGCGGGAATGTTCGGATTTTTATTCTATGTATTGAAGAATATTAACTCCGAAGTTTCTTATAACTTCAGCATCCAAATGTTCGAATTTCAGGATCCTGAGTCCACGGCCCCTATGGGCTCTATCCATTTTTTGACCTTTATTTGGATCTTGATCGTTATTCTAAGACGGAATATACATCTAAGAAGAGAACTTTCTCTCGAACAGGATACAAATTCAATAACCGAGAAAAAAAGAGAATTGAGAATGTCCCGTAATTTCGGACTGGCGATCTTACTTCATGCATTATTCTCTCTTACTTATACTTTTTACGGATGGGGTTATCTTTCCTTTTCTAATTTCCAACTTATACTAACTTCCGTCACGAGTTTACAGCTCTTCTTTTATACGGTTCTATATTTGAATTATTTTCCGGAACCTTCTTCTTTTATGATCAAGATACTGGGAGTTTCTTTAGCAACTGTGTTGATCCTATTTTGCGTAGTTGCTCGGATCAGCTTTGTACTGATCGAAAGTCATTATGATGAAACAAGAAAAACAGAAATAGAGAACCTAAGAGAAAATCTAAAATTGGGCAAAGATCATATTCTACCTAAGGATGTATTATATCTAATCTCCAGTTTAGATCAAAACAACAATTCTCGTTCTGATTCTTCAGATGGAAACGATCCATCGCCTATTTCAAAAAGAATGTATAGAGTGCTTTCTCTTCCGGAAAACAAACCCGTATATATTATTTGGTACACATTCTATTCGGAAGGAAGGATCTATGAAATAGGTTATCCTTATGAATCTTATAGTAAGATGATCCATTCCATCGTTTCAGTCATCGCCTTAATCTTGATTTCTTCTTCTATCTTTTTGATCCTTTTACTTCCTTATTTGATCCGTAAAGGGTTAAGAGATTTGCAAACGGATCAAAAAAAGTTTTAA
- the pyrF gene encoding orotidine-5'-phosphate decarboxylase: MDFYSKFVKRREKLNSLLCVGIDPDIAKLPPSLEKVPDKLYVFSKEIVDATAEYAVAYKPNIAFFEAFGSKGIEQFEKLISHIKTNHPEIPIVADAKRGDLDNTARQYAKFFFKELGVDSLTLSPYMGSDTIKPFIEDDSRMVFLLCLTSNPDSAELQQKTFSETGRTLYREVAALSEKFPVKNVGLVVGATHPKELLEIRKAHPDRIFLIPGYGAQGASLEEVISVCGKNSLVNSSRSIIFSSSGPDFAEGARKAAASVSEQMRKLLV; encoded by the coding sequence ATGGATTTTTATTCCAAATTCGTAAAAAGAAGGGAGAAACTAAACTCCCTTCTTTGCGTTGGAATCGATCCTGATATCGCTAAACTTCCTCCTTCCTTAGAAAAAGTTCCGGACAAACTATACGTATTCTCCAAAGAGATCGTGGATGCTACTGCAGAATATGCGGTAGCATACAAACCGAATATTGCATTCTTTGAAGCATTCGGTTCTAAAGGAATCGAACAGTTCGAAAAACTGATCTCTCATATCAAAACAAATCATCCTGAGATCCCAATCGTTGCGGATGCAAAACGTGGGGACTTAGATAATACCGCAAGACAGTACGCTAAGTTCTTTTTTAAAGAATTGGGAGTGGATTCACTTACTCTTTCTCCTTATATGGGTTCGGATACTATCAAACCGTTTATTGAGGACGATTCCAGGATGGTATTCCTGCTTTGTTTGACCTCCAACCCGGATTCTGCGGAGCTCCAGCAAAAAACGTTCTCCGAGACCGGCAGAACTCTTTATAGAGAAGTTGCAGCTCTTAGTGAAAAATTCCCGGTTAAGAATGTAGGTTTAGTCGTTGGAGCTACTCATCCAAAGGAATTATTAGAAATTCGTAAAGCTCATCCGGATCGTATCTTTTTGATCCCGGGTTACGGAGCTCAAGGCGCTTCTTTAGAGGAAGTGATCTCCGTTTGTGGGAAAAATTCTCTGGTCAATTCTTCCAGAAGTATCATATTCTCTTCCTCAGGCCCTGATTTTGCAGAAGGGGCCCGAAAAGCAGCAGCTTCCGTCTCTGAGCAGATGAGAAAGCTGCTGGTTTAA
- the speE gene encoding polyamine aminopropyltransferase: MELWLDETLELPNGRALKIRVKEFLHSRKTPFQKIDVFESQSFGRMFTLDGVVMMTEADEFAYHEMIAHVPMMSHPNPEKVLVIGGGDGGTVREILKHPSVKEVHLCEIDKGVVDVCYEYFPEIANAMKDPRVVHAYEDGAKYVQDYKEYFDVICVDSSDPVGPAEVLFKRPFYETMAASLKQGGICTSQAESFYYHGKIIKELFQFIPQVFDHCGYYFTVVPTYPSGIIGFTYCSKGPDPYKVEPDPNRVPKGLKYYSAEIHKAAFTLPPFAQEYIVRK, encoded by the coding sequence TTGGAACTTTGGCTGGACGAGACCCTCGAGTTACCTAACGGAAGGGCTCTCAAGATTAGAGTGAAGGAGTTTTTACATTCTCGTAAGACTCCTTTCCAAAAAATAGACGTATTCGAATCTCAAAGTTTCGGCAGAATGTTCACTCTAGACGGAGTGGTCATGATGACCGAGGCGGATGAGTTTGCGTATCATGAAATGATCGCTCATGTTCCTATGATGAGCCACCCGAATCCTGAAAAGGTTCTAGTGATCGGTGGTGGGGACGGAGGAACCGTTCGTGAGATCCTAAAACATCCTTCCGTAAAAGAAGTACATCTTTGTGAGATCGACAAGGGAGTCGTAGACGTATGTTACGAATACTTCCCAGAGATAGCAAATGCGATGAAAGACCCAAGAGTGGTTCACGCGTACGAAGATGGAGCGAAATACGTTCAGGATTATAAAGAATACTTCGACGTGATCTGTGTGGATTCTTCCGATCCTGTAGGCCCTGCAGAAGTTTTATTCAAAAGACCTTTCTATGAGACTATGGCTGCTTCCTTAAAACAAGGCGGTATCTGTACTAGTCAGGCAGAAAGTTTTTACTATCACGGAAAGATAATTAAGGAATTATTCCAATTCATTCCGCAGGTATTTGATCACTGCGGATATTATTTCACTGTGGTTCCTACTTATCCTTCCGGGATCATCGGATTTACTTACTGTTCTAAAGGACCGGATCCTTATAAAGTAGAGCCTGATCCGAATCGTGTTCCTAAAGGATTAAAATATTACTCTGCCGAAATTCATAAGGCTGCGTTTACTCTTCCTCCTTTTGCGCAAGAGTACATCGTAAGAAAGTAA
- a CDS encoding S-adenosylmethionine decarboxylase, whose translation MSLKIQDQLKIVNRFSYLRNSIEIATTDKGEAFLFTKETISAGEVVAVWGGKAVHKNELAGLSGLSSPHRVHKDFYLVSPLHDDGIDSVHYIRQSADANCGFQGDITLVALRDIEAGQEITYHPAMKNPELAWARNEEAEIVRKRFNGSFPTYIQSKIESDPELKVYEPFKDGAWGLLTSIDLENCDAALIRDADAIKQYVVELCDLIEMKRFGETQVVYFGEDDRVAGYSMVQLIETSCISAHFANDTNTSYIDIFSCKGYDPKVAAEFTRKFFKGAAMRLTVTNRF comes from the coding sequence ATGAGCCTAAAGATCCAAGACCAACTTAAAATAGTTAATCGTTTTTCTTATCTAAGAAACAGTATCGAAATCGCTACTACCGACAAGGGCGAAGCTTTCCTTTTCACTAAGGAAACTATCTCTGCGGGAGAAGTTGTAGCAGTTTGGGGAGGAAAAGCAGTTCATAAGAATGAACTTGCAGGACTTTCCGGACTTTCTTCTCCTCATAGAGTCCATAAGGATTTCTATCTGGTTTCTCCTTTGCATGATGACGGAATTGATTCTGTTCATTATATCCGCCAATCTGCGGATGCAAATTGCGGTTTCCAAGGAGATATCACTCTGGTTGCACTTCGTGACATCGAAGCAGGCCAAGAGATCACTTATCATCCTGCGATGAAAAACCCAGAACTTGCATGGGCTCGCAACGAAGAGGCTGAAATCGTCCGTAAACGTTTTAACGGAAGTTTCCCTACTTATATCCAGTCCAAGATCGAATCCGATCCTGAATTGAAAGTGTATGAACCTTTCAAAGACGGAGCTTGGGGACTTCTAACCTCCATCGATCTGGAAAATTGTGATGCGGCTCTTATCCGTGACGCGGACGCAATTAAACAATACGTTGTGGAACTATGTGATTTGATCGAGATGAAACGTTTCGGCGAAACCCAAGTAGTTTACTTCGGAGAAGACGATCGTGTAGCTGGTTACTCCATGGTGCAGTTGATCGAGACTTCTTGTATTTCCGCACACTTCGCAAACGATACCAATACTTCTTATATCGATATCTTCTCATGTAAAGGGTACGATCCTAAAGTTGCGGCTGAGTTTACTCGCAAATTTTTCAAAGGCGCTGCAATGCGTCTTACAGTAACAAACCGCTTCTAA
- the speD gene encoding adenosylmethionine decarboxylase produces MNALGKHVIAEFYECDYETINNHELVEDIMLKAVDLSGATTVKSVFHRFSPFGVSGVVVVSESHFAIHTWPEYGYCAIDVFTCGDLIDNQAALEYLKERFGSKSISVVEMKRGLLKLGVDLPHKPVGK; encoded by the coding sequence ATGAACGCATTGGGAAAGCACGTAATTGCAGAATTTTATGAGTGTGATTACGAGACCATCAACAATCACGAATTGGTAGAAGATATCATGTTGAAGGCAGTCGACCTCTCCGGCGCCACCACAGTTAAATCTGTTTTTCACAGATTTAGTCCGTTTGGTGTGAGCGGTGTGGTTGTCGTGAGCGAATCCCATTTCGCCATACATACCTGGCCAGAATACGGTTATTGCGCTATCGACGTCTTCACTTGCGGAGACTTAATCGATAATCAGGCAGCTCTGGAATATCTCAAGGAACGCTTCGGCTCAAAGAGCATCTCCGTAGTGGAAATGAAGCGCGGTTTGTTGAAACTTGGCGTAGACCTACCTCACAAACCAGTTGGGAAATAA
- a CDS encoding DUF2505 family protein gives MKQYKVVQTFPVPLQDLLRAREDRYKYLDRFPELKNVELLEERKEGNKVYQKRKVKLAESLPKVLATLLSDPSLLEDSVFDISTNTHEFTIAPPGNDSIVTIKGFSVYKEISPLESERSYEVKVSSGVFLMGSVIETVIEEIHRHSLEKDKNSISEFLKKGD, from the coding sequence ATGAAACAATATAAAGTAGTACAAACTTTCCCAGTTCCCCTCCAAGATCTACTCAGAGCGAGAGAAGATAGATACAAATATTTAGATAGATTCCCAGAGTTGAAAAACGTGGAATTATTGGAGGAAAGAAAAGAGGGAAACAAAGTTTACCAAAAAAGAAAGGTAAAGTTAGCCGAATCCCTGCCAAAGGTGCTTGCTACACTTCTTTCTGATCCTTCTCTTTTAGAAGATTCCGTTTTCGATATCTCTACAAATACCCATGAGTTTACGATCGCTCCTCCGGGAAACGATTCGATTGTTACCATCAAAGGGTTCTCCGTATACAAGGAGATCAGCCCACTTGAATCAGAGAGAAGTTACGAAGTAAAAGTAAGCTCCGGAGTATTCTTAATGGGCTCTGTGATCGAAACAGTTATCGAAGAGATCCATAGACATTCTTTGGAGAAGGACAAGAACTCCATCTCCGAATTCCTGAAAAAGGGAGATTGA
- the alr gene encoding alanine racemase, whose product MKDRTWIELSRAAISANLKNFRALLSPKTLLTAVIKSNAYGHGLLETAELAHKAGADLFGVNSLEEAKLLRGKYPEFKILIMGEVPGLAERASEISDPNFWIIVSRTEEVRILTNCKPSPQIHLKVDTGMARLGFFGKDLERTLSEIKSEGLRLDGIATHFASTEDVLEQKYSKEQMKSFSEAILLAEKYGFKNLVKHACASASTMLFPEAHYDLVRVGISLYGLWPSLQTRLSLHLSGKKDFNLSSVLSWKTRIVHIKTVPEDSFVGYGSTYQTSAPTRIAVVPVGYYEGLDRKLSNNGVMLIKGKRAKILGRICMNMTMLDITHIHDAEIGDIVTILGKDKEEEISADDHANWTYTINYEVTTRISESVPKKITE is encoded by the coding sequence ATGAAAGACAGAACTTGGATAGAACTTTCCAGAGCAGCGATCTCAGCAAACCTGAAAAATTTTCGCGCACTTCTCTCCCCTAAGACCTTACTCACTGCAGTCATCAAATCAAATGCATATGGTCACGGACTTTTAGAAACTGCCGAGCTCGCTCACAAGGCAGGAGCAGATCTTTTCGGGGTCAACTCCTTAGAAGAAGCAAAACTTCTACGTGGGAAATACCCCGAGTTTAAGATCTTAATCATGGGAGAAGTTCCCGGCCTAGCAGAAAGGGCCTCCGAAATTTCAGATCCAAATTTTTGGATCATAGTATCTCGCACGGAAGAAGTAAGAATTTTAACAAATTGTAAACCTTCTCCTCAGATCCATTTGAAAGTGGATACTGGAATGGCTCGCCTGGGATTTTTCGGTAAAGACTTAGAAAGAACACTTTCCGAGATCAAATCGGAAGGTTTGAGATTAGATGGGATTGCTACTCATTTTGCAAGTACAGAAGATGTATTAGAGCAGAAATATTCCAAAGAACAGATGAAGTCTTTTTCAGAAGCCATCCTTCTCGCAGAAAAATACGGATTCAAAAATTTGGTGAAACATGCATGTGCTTCCGCTTCTACCATGTTGTTTCCGGAAGCACATTATGATCTAGTTCGAGTAGGAATTTCTCTCTACGGTCTTTGGCCAAGTTTACAAACTAGACTTTCTTTGCATCTAAGTGGCAAAAAAGATTTTAATCTTTCTTCGGTTCTTTCTTGGAAAACTAGAATTGTTCATATCAAAACCGTTCCGGAAGATAGTTTTGTGGGTTACGGTTCTACTTACCAAACCAGTGCGCCTACAAGGATCGCAGTTGTGCCGGTCGGTTATTATGAAGGTCTCGACCGTAAACTTTCCAATAATGGAGTCATGCTCATAAAAGGAAAAAGAGCAAAGATCCTAGGAAGGATCTGCATGAACATGACCATGTTGGATATCACACATATACATGACGCGGAAATCGGAGATATAGTCACTATCTTAGGTAAAGATAAAGAAGAAGAAATCTCAGCAGATGATCATGCAAACTGGACCTATACGATTAATTACGAAGTTACCACTCGGATCAGCGAGTCGGTCCCTAAAAAAATAACAGAATAA